A part of Saliniradius amylolyticus genomic DNA contains:
- a CDS encoding LacI family DNA-binding transcriptional regulator, whose product MSQQPPRTIADIAKLAGVSESTVSRALNNNPLISEKTRLRIQDLAKQANFSINAKARALRTQRTQVIAVVVLFKERTERGISDPFLLDILGAIADELTLHGYDMLLSNTRTASDDWRDYYFDSKRADGLIVIGQGEHDVRIDRLAEEQLPFVVWGAPLPDAGYCTVGSDNKMGAFLAVNHLINQGCRHIAFLGDIGQSEMEQRWQGYCLALEQAGIELDKRLCLDTDFTSESGYDSTISLLRDAPEVDGIFAVSDVIALGVMKKLVEAKKRIPQDVAVVGFDDVAMSMFCHPSLSTIRQDTAEGGRLLVRKVLEKLAGKSPRSQVLDVQLQVRESSRRYDD is encoded by the coding sequence ATGAGTCAGCAACCTCCTCGCACTATTGCCGATATCGCCAAACTGGCTGGCGTGTCTGAATCTACGGTTTCACGGGCGCTGAACAATAACCCACTTATCAGTGAAAAAACCCGTCTTCGTATTCAGGATTTGGCTAAGCAGGCGAACTTTAGTATCAATGCCAAGGCCAGAGCCCTGCGCACTCAGCGCACCCAAGTGATAGCGGTCGTGGTACTGTTTAAAGAGCGCACCGAACGGGGCATTTCCGACCCCTTTCTGTTGGATATTCTTGGCGCCATCGCCGATGAACTGACCCTGCATGGCTATGATATGCTGCTTAGTAACACTCGTACCGCCTCAGATGACTGGCGGGATTATTACTTTGACTCTAAACGTGCCGACGGCCTTATTGTGATCGGTCAGGGCGAGCATGATGTTCGTATTGACCGACTGGCTGAGGAGCAGCTGCCGTTTGTGGTCTGGGGCGCCCCCTTGCCGGATGCCGGTTATTGCACGGTGGGCAGTGATAACAAGATGGGGGCATTTCTGGCGGTAAATCACTTGATCAATCAAGGATGCCGCCATATTGCTTTCTTGGGCGATATCGGTCAGTCGGAAATGGAGCAGCGTTGGCAGGGTTACTGTCTGGCGCTGGAACAGGCAGGGATAGAGTTGGATAAACGCCTGTGCCTGGATACGGATTTTACCAGTGAGTCTGGCTACGACAGTACCATCTCGCTGCTCAGGGATGCGCCCGAAGTGGATGGTATTTTCGCGGTCAGCGACGTGATTGCTCTAGGTGTTATGAAGAAGCTGGTGGAAGCGAAAAAGCGCATTCCTCAGGATGTGGCGGTGGTAGGGTTTGACGACGTGGCCATGTCCATGTTCTGCCATCCCTCTCTCAGTACCATACGGCAGGACACAGCCGAAGGCGGTCGTTTGCTGGTGCGCAAGGTGCTGGAAAAATTGGCGGGCAAGAGCCCGCGCTCTCAGGTACTGGATGTTCAGTTGCAGGTGCGTGAGTCTAGCCGCCGTTACGACGACTGA
- a CDS encoding TonB-dependent receptor translates to MTHRKLSLALAISAALTTAPTLAQESDQQPSKQQQKDFEQIIITGTPSGTSVRKVDASFAITNLSAEAIEKLAPKSTADLFKAVPGIWAESSGGVSGANVFVRGFPGTGDAPFVTVQLEGAPVFQPPTLSFLENSTLFRMDETIAFMEALRGGPNPVISNGQPGLTTNFMLKEGSDFTEGTIKYTTSDYDLQRLDAVVSGALGDDLYYMMGGYVKSSPGIRDAGFNSEKGHQFTVNITKELDNGKMNFYTRHTDDHGTWYLPTPLVEGVNNDYAQIGTLNRQASIQYGPNGTSESFDFGNGRGWDGSVSGGKVFLELGGGWELTDRFNFTKGEANTFGLVPNGAPTALANVADNGSDAEGLVTGDTYGGDTLVQQIGRWVVLKDIESFTNDLALTKNLDALTMTFGLYNSNYEAKDWWSLGNQSYHVVAPGGENLTGIDCNDNADSCGWNYDINAVGDGSTTAFYTAFEHKTTDKLTLDVGLRSEKHQIEYTVDEGLDGEVTKAVQYDETTFSYTVGANYMLTNRSGVFARINDGSKMPYFDDFRDNFGSYTNGDDLIFDIQQYELGYKMAEDNYSLYATAFMSEVESSFVSQPGAPAELTVNESQGIEVDANYTFDFGLNLNLNATVQDTEIAESTDGNQGNEAMRQPGWQFRVTPSYDVELAGGNYATLYGTLTSVDDRWSDNGNTVVLEGYTKVDLGAKWVMTENLNLRLSVDNLTDKEGLTEGDPRNPTAPNGRYIMPRSVKLSIGYNFF, encoded by the coding sequence ATGACACACAGAAAATTGTCATTGGCGCTGGCTATCAGTGCCGCCTTGACCACAGCGCCAACCTTGGCTCAAGAGAGTGACCAGCAGCCCTCAAAGCAACAGCAAAAAGATTTTGAGCAGATTATTATCACCGGTACACCATCTGGTACTTCGGTCAGGAAGGTGGATGCCAGTTTCGCCATCACTAACTTATCGGCCGAGGCCATAGAGAAACTCGCTCCTAAAAGTACGGCGGATCTGTTTAAGGCAGTACCTGGTATTTGGGCGGAAAGTTCTGGTGGTGTCTCTGGGGCAAATGTGTTTGTAAGGGGGTTCCCGGGGACGGGGGATGCGCCTTTTGTGACAGTACAGCTGGAAGGTGCGCCGGTTTTCCAGCCGCCCACGCTTTCCTTCCTGGAGAACTCCACTCTGTTTCGCATGGATGAGACCATCGCCTTTATGGAGGCTTTACGAGGTGGTCCGAACCCAGTGATCTCCAATGGTCAGCCGGGTCTGACGACCAACTTTATGTTGAAGGAAGGCTCGGACTTTACCGAGGGCACGATTAAATACACCACTTCAGACTATGACCTTCAGCGTTTGGACGCGGTAGTCAGTGGTGCTTTGGGTGATGACCTCTATTACATGATGGGCGGTTACGTAAAGAGCTCACCGGGTATTCGTGATGCCGGGTTTAACTCCGAGAAAGGCCATCAGTTCACGGTGAATATCACCAAAGAGCTGGACAACGGTAAGATGAATTTCTATACCCGTCATACCGACGATCATGGTACCTGGTACCTGCCAACACCGTTGGTGGAAGGGGTGAACAACGACTATGCCCAGATTGGTACTTTGAACCGCCAGGCTTCTATCCAATACGGACCTAATGGCACCAGCGAGTCCTTCGACTTCGGTAATGGCCGGGGCTGGGATGGCAGTGTGTCAGGCGGTAAGGTGTTCTTAGAGCTAGGAGGTGGCTGGGAGTTGACCGACCGGTTTAACTTCACCAAAGGGGAAGCTAATACCTTTGGTCTGGTTCCTAACGGCGCCCCGACGGCACTGGCTAATGTTGCCGATAATGGAAGCGACGCTGAAGGGTTAGTGACCGGTGATACCTACGGCGGCGACACATTGGTACAGCAGATTGGTCGCTGGGTGGTGTTAAAAGATATCGAGTCCTTTACTAATGATCTGGCGCTGACCAAAAACCTGGACGCGCTGACAATGACCTTTGGTCTATACAACTCCAATTACGAAGCCAAGGACTGGTGGTCTCTTGGTAATCAGTCCTATCATGTCGTCGCCCCAGGCGGAGAAAACCTGACCGGAATCGATTGTAACGATAATGCCGACAGCTGTGGTTGGAATTACGACATCAACGCCGTTGGAGATGGCAGTACCACAGCCTTCTATACGGCCTTCGAACATAAAACGACGGATAAGCTCACGTTGGATGTCGGACTGCGTAGCGAGAAACATCAAATTGAGTATACCGTCGATGAGGGGTTGGACGGTGAAGTCACCAAAGCCGTGCAATACGATGAAACCACCTTCTCCTATACTGTTGGCGCCAACTATATGCTGACCAATCGCTCAGGAGTGTTCGCGCGGATTAATGACGGCAGCAAGATGCCCTATTTCGATGACTTTCGGGATAACTTTGGATCTTACACCAATGGTGACGATCTGATTTTCGATATTCAGCAATACGAACTGGGCTATAAGATGGCTGAGGACAATTACAGCCTTTATGCGACGGCCTTCATGAGTGAAGTTGAAAGTTCCTTTGTTTCGCAGCCCGGGGCGCCGGCCGAGCTGACGGTCAATGAGTCACAGGGCATCGAGGTAGACGCCAACTACACTTTTGACTTTGGGTTAAACCTGAATCTTAACGCTACTGTTCAGGACACCGAAATCGCCGAGAGTACCGATGGCAACCAGGGGAACGAAGCCATGCGTCAGCCCGGCTGGCAGTTCCGTGTGACCCCCAGTTACGACGTTGAGCTGGCGGGCGGTAACTATGCCACCCTATACGGTACTCTGACCTCGGTGGATGACCGCTGGTCTGATAATGGCAATACCGTGGTGCTCGAAGGCTATACCAAGGTAGATTTGGGGGCGAAATGGGTCATGACGGAAAACCTTAACCTGCGCCTTTCGGTCGATAACCTGACTGATAAGGAAGGACTGACAGAGGGCGATCCCCGTAACCCCACCGCGCCTAACGGACGCTACATCATGCCGCGTTCAGTGAAACTCAGTATCGGATATAACTTCTTCTGA
- the arcB gene encoding aerobic respiration two-component sensor histidine kinase ArcB, which yields MSENTQRNGTGDSWAIRIATFIGRFGTVRISILFVFLTLAFTIAGSFVIRMYLSGEVHLEDFVSAIILTMLSAPWVLYFFSELVNQLDKSRLHLKEVVAQLEELREEDVFLNRELQNNVRQLNIEVEERRKAQEDREKVFEELEVEIQERREREQQAQRLSTLLRSIIDASPDLIYYRNEEGKFAGCNKVAEQMTGKTEADLIGLTPYEVYDEELARQVVEVDQEILETNQPVTVESWLKFADGRKRLFEMRKVPFYDKDGQRLGLLAFGRDITERKQSEVALEKASRDKTAFIATISHELRTPLNGIVGLSRMLRDTQLTEEQFSWVSTIYASAITLGNIFNDIIDLDKLGRDKLELQMKTVNLRDFFGELSSIIELLVADKGLSFHSDYQEPLPEFVEADGTRLRQVLWNLLFNAVKFTQKGSVSFHLAAGEPKHGESLVTFTISDTGVGIPEQELKNIFAMYYQVKHPDHQSATGTGIGLAICQKMVDMMGGEIRVSSEVGKGTAFTVELPLKLADAPAQLADIKVTGLKILLVEDIELNVMVAKALLEKLGQHVEVAMTGNQALDMAREHQYDLILLDIQLPDMTGFDVANQMLEEDLVLGTPIVALTANVIKTRQEYLNQGMDDVIAKPIKKSRVIEVVNSLFCDQPDTPVLPETKAVTQETNVLDLDMLQMLIDNIGPEMVSQSVSVFETSMPDYMQQLQTNLSAKDKDEVCSHAHKIKGAAGSVGLTRVQKIANQIQQGDHPAWWENVYDWVEELEQALSVDLEALHQWLSEQDAD from the coding sequence ATGAGTGAGAACACGCAGCGCAACGGAACCGGTGACTCCTGGGCTATCCGTATAGCGACCTTTATCGGCCGTTTTGGCACGGTCAGAATCAGTATTCTGTTCGTTTTTCTGACCCTGGCTTTCACTATTGCCGGTTCTTTTGTCATCCGCATGTACCTGTCAGGCGAAGTGCATCTGGAGGATTTTGTCTCGGCCATTATTCTGACCATGCTCAGCGCACCCTGGGTGCTGTACTTCTTCAGTGAGCTGGTGAACCAATTGGATAAGAGCCGGCTTCATCTCAAGGAGGTGGTTGCTCAGCTGGAAGAGCTTCGGGAAGAAGATGTGTTTCTGAATCGTGAGCTACAAAACAATGTTCGCCAGTTAAATATTGAAGTCGAGGAGCGCCGCAAAGCGCAGGAAGACAGGGAAAAGGTGTTTGAGGAGTTGGAAGTGGAGATTCAGGAACGTCGTGAGCGTGAACAGCAGGCACAGCGGCTATCCACCCTGCTACGTTCCATCATCGATGCTTCCCCGGACCTGATTTATTACCGCAATGAAGAAGGTAAGTTTGCCGGCTGTAACAAGGTGGCCGAGCAGATGACCGGTAAGACCGAAGCTGATCTTATTGGCTTAACCCCTTACGAAGTCTATGACGAAGAACTGGCTCGCCAGGTGGTCGAGGTAGACCAGGAGATTCTGGAAACCAATCAGCCGGTCACGGTGGAATCTTGGCTTAAGTTTGCGGATGGTCGCAAGCGCCTGTTTGAGATGCGCAAGGTGCCTTTTTACGACAAAGATGGACAGCGCTTAGGATTGCTGGCTTTCGGGCGGGATATCACTGAGCGCAAACAGTCAGAAGTGGCGCTGGAAAAAGCCAGCCGGGATAAGACCGCCTTTATTGCGACTATCAGTCACGAGCTGCGTACACCACTGAATGGCATTGTGGGGTTAAGTCGTATGCTCAGAGACACTCAACTGACCGAGGAACAATTCAGTTGGGTGAGTACCATTTACGCCAGTGCCATTACCCTGGGTAATATCTTTAACGATATTATCGACTTGGATAAGCTCGGCCGCGATAAGCTTGAACTGCAGATGAAAACCGTCAATCTGCGCGATTTCTTTGGTGAGCTAAGCAGTATTATTGAGCTGCTGGTGGCCGACAAAGGACTCAGTTTCCACAGCGATTACCAGGAGCCCCTACCGGAGTTTGTGGAGGCTGACGGCACCCGACTGCGCCAGGTTCTGTGGAATCTGTTGTTTAATGCGGTCAAGTTCACTCAGAAAGGATCGGTGAGTTTCCATCTGGCGGCAGGCGAGCCCAAACATGGTGAGAGTCTGGTGACCTTTACCATTTCAGATACTGGGGTAGGTATTCCTGAGCAAGAGCTTAAGAACATTTTCGCCATGTATTATCAGGTCAAGCACCCGGATCATCAGAGTGCCACCGGCACTGGGATAGGCCTGGCTATCTGCCAGAAGATGGTGGATATGATGGGTGGTGAGATCCGTGTTTCCAGCGAAGTCGGAAAGGGCACGGCGTTTACGGTGGAACTGCCCCTGAAGTTGGCCGACGCCCCAGCCCAGTTGGCCGATATAAAGGTCACGGGTCTGAAGATTTTGTTGGTGGAAGACATCGAACTGAATGTCATGGTGGCGAAGGCATTGTTGGAAAAGCTGGGTCAGCATGTTGAGGTAGCCATGACTGGGAATCAGGCGCTGGACATGGCCCGAGAGCATCAGTATGACCTTATTCTGCTGGACATCCAATTGCCTGACATGACGGGGTTCGATGTCGCCAATCAGATGCTCGAAGAAGATCTTGTACTGGGCACACCCATTGTGGCGCTGACGGCAAACGTGATCAAAACACGACAGGAATACCTGAATCAGGGAATGGACGATGTGATCGCCAAACCCATTAAGAAAAGCCGGGTGATAGAAGTAGTCAATAGCTTGTTTTGCGATCAGCCGGATACACCCGTATTACCCGAGACCAAAGCCGTTACTCAGGAAACCAATGTTCTGGATCTGGATATGTTGCAGATGCTTATCGACAACATCGGCCCTGAGATGGTCAGTCAGAGTGTGAGCGTGTTTGAAACCAGTATGCCCGATTACATGCAGCAGCTACAAACCAACCTGAGCGCCAAGGATAAGGATGAAGTCTGTAGCCATGCGCATAAGATCAAAGGCGCGGCAGGATCGGTAGGGCTGACCAGGGTCCAGAAGATCGCCAATCAGATTCAACAGGGTGACCACCCCGCCTGGTGGGAAAATGTGTACGACTGGGTGGAGGAGTTAGAACAAGCGTTGAGCGTAGACCTGGAAGCGCTGCACCAATGGCTATCAGAGCAAGACGCAGACTAG